One genomic segment of Diceros bicornis minor isolate mBicDic1 chromosome 13, mDicBic1.mat.cur, whole genome shotgun sequence includes these proteins:
- the TMEM275 gene encoding transmembrane protein 275, with protein MPPPEKSQRPLARVPAGRALAWLPGLPSPALFCACGLCMLLAGVNVTLVGAFASFLPRHNAPLIVGPALLVLALGFFVACCVCSRRGSAPHARSGTAAGRGQGAGGSGPVALEMESSERTAQDTTAVPLSPAASAASSGRSSPGPGPSALDAPEPAAVYAPRTEGLQLNLPRERVAP; from the coding sequence ATGCCGCCCCCGGAGAAGAGCCAGAGACCCCTGGCCCGGGTGCCCGCCGGCCGCGCTCTGGCCTGGCTGCCCGGCCTGCCGTCGCCGGCGCTCTTCTGCGCCTGCGGGCTGTGCATGCTGCTGGCGGGCGTGAACGTGACACTGGTGGGCGCCTTCGCCTCCTTCCTGCCCAGGCACAACGCTCCGCTCATCGTGGGACCGGCGCTGCTCGTGCTGGCGCTCGGCTTCTTTGTCGCCTGCTGCGTGTGTAGTCGCCGGGGCTCCGCGCCCCACGCGCGCTCGGGGACGGCCGCGGGCCGGGGCCAGGGCGCCGGCGGCTCCGGGCCGGTGGCGCTGGAGATGGAGAGCAGCGAGCGCACGGCGCAGGACACCACGGCCGTGCCGCTCAGCCCCGCCGCCTCGGCCGCGTCCTCGGGCCGCTccagccccggccccggcccctccGCCCTGGACGCCCCCGAGCCCGCGGCCGTCTACGCGCCGCGCACCGAAGGGCTCCAGCTCAACCTGCCCCGGGAGCGCGTCGCACCCTAG
- the KNCN gene encoding kinocilin, translating to MDIPISSRDFRCLQLACVALGLVAGSIIIGVSVSKAAAAVGGIFIGAAGLGLLILAYPFLKARFNLDHILPTIGSLRIHPHPGPDHGERRSSANGNKEGARSSLSTVSRTLEKLKPGARGAGEG from the exons ATGGACATCCCCATCAGCAGCAGAGACTTCCGCTGCCTGCAGCTGGCCTGTGTGGCCCTCGGCCTGGTGGCCGGCAGCATCATCATCGGTGTCTCCGTGTCCAAAGCTGCAGCTGCCGTGGGTGGTATCTTTATTGGCGCTGCTGGTCTGG GGCTCCTCATCTTGGCCTACCCCTTCCTGAAGGCTCGGTTCAACCTGGACCACATCCTGCCTACGATAG GGAGCCTGAGAATCCACCCCCACCCAGGGCCAGACCATGGGGAGAGAAGATCCAGTGCCAATGGCAATAAAGAGG GAGCCCGCAGCAGCCTGTCCACCGTGAGCAGGACCTTGGAGAAGCTGAAGCCAGGGGCCcggggggctggggagggctga